The proteins below are encoded in one region of Pseudonocardia sp. DSM 110487:
- a CDS encoding SDR family oxidoreductase: MDGSTVLVTGAGKGLGSAIAAAVAARGHHVVVNYRGDTEAAERVVAEIVGRGGSAQAVRADVTDRDDVDALVSHVIAERGGLDAVVLNANTVQPPFAALAHIGWEAFSGKVLGELAGAFHLVTRVLPEMRAQGAGRIVFVGSTAADYVGGGRVAHGTAKAALATFARHVAAESARDGIAVVTVAPGAVRTPAVESLLGEEQVAKLGADSVLGRMLEPADVGAAVALALDPALAPATGSTVRLDGGWSVLVGGPSA; the protein is encoded by the coding sequence ATGGATGGCTCGACGGTCCTGGTGACCGGCGCCGGCAAGGGGCTCGGATCGGCTATCGCGGCCGCGGTGGCCGCGCGGGGGCACCACGTGGTCGTGAACTACCGGGGCGACACCGAGGCGGCGGAGCGGGTGGTCGCGGAGATCGTCGGCCGAGGGGGCAGCGCGCAGGCGGTGCGGGCCGACGTGACCGACCGCGACGATGTGGACGCGCTGGTGTCGCACGTCATCGCCGAACGAGGCGGGCTCGACGCCGTGGTCCTCAACGCGAACACGGTGCAGCCTCCGTTCGCGGCGCTCGCCCACATCGGGTGGGAGGCATTCTCGGGGAAGGTGCTCGGCGAGCTCGCCGGGGCGTTCCACCTGGTCACGCGGGTACTGCCGGAAATGCGGGCGCAGGGCGCCGGACGGATCGTCTTCGTCGGCAGCACCGCCGCCGACTACGTGGGCGGCGGCCGCGTCGCCCACGGCACCGCGAAAGCGGCGCTGGCCACGTTCGCCCGCCACGTCGCCGCGGAGAGCGCCCGCGACGGCATCGCGGTGGTGACGGTCGCGCCCGGCGCGGTCCGGACACCCGCCGTGGAGTCGCTGCTGGGCGAGGAGCAGGTGGCGAAGCTCGGCGCCGACTCCGTGCTCGGCCGGATGCTCGAGCCCGCCGACGTCGGTGCGGCGGTGGCGCTGGCACTGGACCCCGCGCTGGCGCCGGCGACGGGCAGCACCGTGCGGCTGGACGGCGGTTGGTCGGTGCTGGTGGGCGGCCCGAGCGCCTGA